One genomic window of Streptomyces sp. WP-1 includes the following:
- a CDS encoding acyl carrier protein: MANNADILDSLAKIVEEVAGIDPAEVTAEKSFTDDLDVDSLSMVEITVAAEDTFEVKFPDDRGAELRTVGDVVNYIAAHR; this comes from the coding sequence ATGGCGAACAACGCCGACATTCTCGACTCCCTTGCCAAGATCGTCGAAGAGGTCGCAGGCATCGACCCCGCCGAAGTGACCGCCGAGAAGTCCTTCACCGACGACCTCGACGTCGACTCCCTCTCCATGGTGGAGATCACCGTGGCGGCCGAGGACACGTTCGAGGTGAAGTTCCCCGACGACCGGGGCGCTGAACTGAGGACCGTCGGCGACGTGGTGAACTACATCGCCGCCCACCGGTGA
- a CDS encoding aminotransferase class I/II-fold pyridoxal phosphate-dependent enzyme has protein sequence MTASHTPAPTADRLAPWAFAAFVEANTHDTAYRPPVVDGPVGPTIVRNGRELVNFASISFLDLERHIPVQRHFAQGALAHGLSTSGSRMTQGICRPHQELEETIARRTGKERAISFATGLLANIGFVHAMSSSAHFDAGIEVHNHDTVFVVDRDVHWSIWKGLEGLGYSRKAHAFRHNDVADLDRVLDRVRAPKTVVIAESIYSADGTMGPIVDILDACDRHGAISMIDDANGFMVYGPENRPYAAEAAAIRERADFVMVSLSKAIGLEGGAIAGPAAAIDAFELLSGTSMFTAAIQPPTAYAAKRTIDALADDPRIVDDYLAHAARLRRQMREAGTPTTPTESYMLSVPIGSDAAALQMREWFVADGYLVPVFSYPAVSRNQALLRLFPHAGHTEEQMEGFLDTLLTYRRRLGL, from the coding sequence ATGACCGCGTCCCACACCCCCGCACCGACCGCGGACCGCCTGGCCCCGTGGGCCTTCGCCGCCTTCGTCGAGGCGAACACCCACGACACCGCGTACCGCCCGCCGGTGGTGGACGGCCCCGTCGGACCCACCATCGTCCGCAACGGCCGCGAACTGGTGAACTTCGCCAGCATCAGCTTCCTCGACCTGGAGCGGCACATCCCGGTACAACGCCATTTCGCACAGGGAGCGCTCGCCCACGGACTGAGCACCAGCGGATCCCGGATGACACAGGGAATCTGCCGCCCGCACCAGGAGCTGGAGGAGACGATCGCCCGCCGCACGGGCAAGGAGCGAGCCATCAGCTTCGCCACCGGCCTCCTGGCCAACATCGGATTCGTCCACGCCATGAGCAGTTCCGCGCACTTCGACGCCGGGATCGAAGTGCACAACCACGACACCGTCTTCGTCGTCGACCGCGATGTCCACTGGAGTATCTGGAAAGGTCTCGAAGGGCTCGGCTACAGCCGCAAGGCGCACGCCTTCCGGCACAACGACGTCGCCGACCTGGACCGTGTCCTGGACCGGGTCCGGGCCCCCAAGACCGTGGTGATCGCCGAGAGCATCTACTCGGCCGACGGCACCATGGGGCCGATCGTGGACATCCTCGACGCGTGCGACCGCCACGGCGCCATCAGCATGATCGACGATGCGAACGGCTTCATGGTGTACGGGCCCGAGAACCGTCCGTACGCCGCGGAGGCCGCCGCGATCCGGGAGCGGGCCGACTTCGTCATGGTGTCACTGTCGAAGGCCATCGGTCTGGAGGGCGGCGCGATCGCCGGGCCGGCGGCGGCCATCGACGCCTTCGAACTGCTCTCCGGCACCTCGATGTTCACGGCCGCCATCCAGCCGCCCACCGCCTACGCCGCCAAGCGCACCATCGACGCCCTCGCCGACGATCCGCGCATCGTCGACGACTACCTGGCGCACGCCGCCCGCCTGCGCCGGCAGATGCGCGAGGCCGGCACGCCCACGACGCCGACCGAGTCGTACATGCTCTCCGTGCCGATCGGCAGCGACGCCGCCGCGCTCCAGATGCGGGAGTGGTTCGTGGCGGACGGCTACCTCGTACCCGTCTTCTCCTACCCGGCGGTCTCACGCAACCAGGCGCTGCTGCGCCTGTTCCCGCACGCGGGCCACACCGAGGAGCAGATGGAGGGCTTCCTGGACACCCTCCTCACCTACCGGCGCCGCCTCGGGCTCTGA
- a CDS encoding condensation domain-containing protein, whose product MNHAPRPAPSRPATVIRSGPLNWVQQWHWYERTIPARRRVNPTPLADHCHVPPPATVADVHRALATLTARHEALRTTVDPLHPTQHVHRADWAPLPVDHAEVPAASADILEAATAALAARPIDPERNPPWLARVLLEAGEPRAVVLAVHHVVIDGWGLAVLLDQLHDLLRGAGAPPKKPAPPPAIAPAPATAPAPATAPAPTAAPAPTPAPPPTPAHPPIAHPLDAAGDQDPERARAAEREWLTRLADNPTCVLAPFGGTDDGEGRHRLQHRSVEAYDDLDRVARRHRVSPEIVMLAVLAHDVAARTGEHRFLASVVVSNRARAALRTSIGVRALTVPVQIDLRPGAVFGEVVASVAAASATAYRYGRWRPAELVAAQARMDRRRGVVTVPTIEYNCYSWPRDYLVPAPDTPPGGTATWIRSAPDEPCDTLYVDFSRDGGAVTLDVTVGDHLLDTGQAAALPLRLCAALRALADGDERALPAHRLTPPAPGWWRAPQGWVCLPKVEDVVRGHPGVLDATVTPGGDATAKGDDPHLVVHARTVSGLTPGDLHRHVLDHLGEVPGTLAPGRYVLRPATPGPGRLPDLPRATTGGPETPHVPSRPPATDAERALAAAVTAVRPPDPSASPRDAVDMNRCLADHGITLLAVPRLLALLHRSGFTGIASDELAGTASLGHLAAALEPLPPRAHRGGENSP is encoded by the coding sequence GTGAACCATGCCCCGCGACCGGCTCCGAGCCGCCCCGCCACCGTCATCCGCAGCGGACCGCTGAACTGGGTCCAGCAGTGGCACTGGTACGAGCGCACCATTCCCGCGCGACGGCGGGTGAACCCGACACCGCTCGCCGACCACTGCCACGTCCCGCCCCCGGCGACGGTCGCCGACGTCCACCGGGCGCTCGCGACGCTCACCGCCCGCCATGAGGCGCTGCGCACCACGGTCGACCCGCTCCACCCGACGCAGCACGTCCACCGGGCGGACTGGGCCCCCCTGCCGGTCGACCATGCCGAGGTTCCCGCCGCCTCCGCCGACATCCTGGAGGCCGCCACGGCGGCGCTGGCCGCCCGCCCGATCGACCCCGAGCGTAATCCGCCCTGGCTCGCCCGGGTGCTGCTGGAGGCGGGAGAGCCGCGCGCGGTCGTGCTGGCCGTCCACCATGTCGTGATCGACGGATGGGGACTGGCGGTGCTGCTCGACCAACTGCACGACCTGCTGCGCGGCGCCGGCGCACCGCCGAAGAAGCCCGCGCCTCCGCCCGCTATCGCGCCTGCGCCCGCCACCGCGCCTGCGCCCGCCACCGCGCCTGCGCCCACCGCCGCGCCTGCGCCCACCCCCGCGCCCCCGCCCACCCCCGCGCACCCGCCCATCGCACACCCCCTCGACGCGGCCGGTGACCAGGACCCGGAACGCGCCCGCGCGGCGGAGCGGGAGTGGCTCACGCGTCTCGCGGACAACCCGACCTGCGTGCTGGCCCCGTTCGGCGGGACCGACGACGGTGAGGGGCGCCACCGCCTCCAGCACCGCTCGGTGGAGGCGTACGACGACCTCGACCGCGTCGCCCGGCGTCACCGGGTCAGCCCGGAGATCGTCATGCTCGCCGTGCTGGCCCACGACGTCGCCGCCCGCACCGGCGAACACCGGTTCCTCGCCTCGGTGGTGGTCTCCAACCGGGCCCGCGCCGCGCTGCGGACCAGCATCGGTGTCCGGGCCCTGACGGTTCCGGTACAGATCGATCTCCGCCCGGGCGCGGTGTTCGGCGAGGTGGTCGCCTCGGTCGCCGCCGCCTCCGCCACGGCCTACCGGTACGGGCGGTGGCGCCCCGCCGAACTGGTCGCCGCCCAGGCCCGGATGGACCGCCGCCGGGGTGTCGTGACCGTACCCACCATCGAGTACAACTGCTATTCCTGGCCGCGCGACTACCTGGTCCCCGCGCCCGACACCCCGCCCGGCGGGACCGCCACCTGGATCCGCAGCGCGCCCGACGAGCCCTGCGACACGCTGTACGTCGACTTCAGCCGCGACGGAGGGGCCGTCACCCTCGACGTCACCGTCGGGGACCATCTCCTCGACACCGGGCAGGCCGCCGCGTTGCCCCTCCGGCTGTGCGCCGCCCTGCGCGCGCTCGCCGACGGCGACGAACGCGCGCTCCCGGCACACCGGCTCACCCCGCCCGCCCCCGGATGGTGGCGCGCCCCGCAGGGCTGGGTGTGCCTGCCCAAGGTCGAGGACGTGGTGCGCGGCCACCCCGGAGTGCTCGACGCGACGGTGACACCCGGCGGGGACGCCACCGCGAAGGGCGACGACCCTCACCTCGTCGTACATGCCCGCACGGTCTCCGGCCTCACCCCCGGCGACCTGCACCGCCACGTCCTGGACCACCTCGGCGAAGTACCCGGCACCCTGGCCCCGGGCCGCTACGTCCTGCGCCCGGCCACCCCCGGACCCGGCCGTCTCCCCGACCTGCCCCGCGCCACCACCGGCGGCCCGGAAACCCCGCACGTACCGTCACGCCCGCCCGCGACGGACGCCGAACGGGCGCTGGCCGCCGCCGTGACCGCCGTCCGACCCCCTGACCCGTCGGCAAGCCCCCGTGATGCCGTCGACATGAACCGCTGCCTCGCCGACCACGGGATCACTCTGCTCGCCGTCCCTCGTCTGCTGGCGCTGCTCCACCGGTCCGGCTTCACCGGGATCGCGTCGGACGAACTGGCCGGAACGGCCTCGCTCGGCCATCTCGCCGCAGCCCTGGAGCCCCTGCCGCCCCGCGCCCACCGTGGAGGAGAAAACTCGCCATGA
- the fabF gene encoding beta-ketoacyl-ACP synthase II, translated as MTDATQRGDSRRGGSRRRVMVTGYGAVTPLGHSVADTWTAMLAGRSGIDTVDGIDVTGLGVRIGGQVRGFTPGRYMPRPVSRRADPYAQYALAAALEACEHAGLVVDDHSAPRVAVVIGSGYGPVGSIYRAANTLRDKGPRAIGPFTQVTTAMDSAAAEISMRLGTRGPSRAQSTACASGADAVGAAMRMICQGEADIVLAGGADACVTAVDLAGSGNARALSTRNDDPTAACRPFDAHRDGFVMSEGAAVLVLEAAEVADRRGATALAELIGYGASSDAHHWTAPHPEGRGACLAVEAALRDAGITGSDVDYVNAHGTGTLLNDAVETAVLRQVLGDRATRIPVSSTKSMTGHMIGAAGAVELVASIQVLRTGDVPPTVNCDEPIDPDINFVPHRAQHHERVRIALSNSFGFGGHNAALVVRAV; from the coding sequence GTGACGGACGCGACACAGCGGGGTGACTCCCGGCGCGGCGGGTCCCGGCGCCGGGTGATGGTCACCGGGTACGGGGCGGTGACACCGCTGGGCCACAGCGTCGCCGACACCTGGACGGCGATGCTGGCCGGGCGCAGCGGCATCGACACCGTGGACGGGATCGACGTGACCGGCCTCGGAGTCCGGATCGGCGGCCAGGTCCGCGGGTTCACCCCCGGCCGCTACATGCCCCGGCCGGTCAGCCGCCGCGCCGATCCCTACGCGCAGTACGCCCTCGCCGCGGCCCTGGAGGCATGCGAGCACGCCGGACTCGTCGTCGACGACCACTCGGCACCGCGGGTCGCCGTGGTCATCGGCAGCGGCTACGGCCCGGTGGGGTCGATCTACCGGGCCGCGAACACGCTGCGGGACAAAGGGCCGCGGGCCATCGGCCCCTTCACCCAGGTCACCACCGCCATGGACAGCGCCGCCGCCGAGATCAGCATGCGGCTGGGCACCCGGGGGCCGAGCCGTGCCCAGAGCACGGCGTGCGCCAGCGGCGCCGACGCGGTGGGCGCGGCGATGCGGATGATCTGCCAGGGGGAGGCCGACATCGTCCTCGCCGGCGGCGCCGACGCCTGCGTCACCGCCGTCGACCTCGCGGGCAGCGGCAACGCCCGCGCGCTGTCCACCCGCAACGACGACCCGACCGCCGCGTGCCGGCCGTTCGACGCGCACCGCGACGGATTCGTGATGAGCGAGGGCGCCGCCGTGCTGGTGCTGGAGGCCGCCGAAGTGGCCGACCGGCGGGGGGCGACGGCGCTGGCGGAGCTGATCGGCTACGGAGCGAGTTCCGACGCCCATCACTGGACCGCCCCGCACCCGGAGGGACGAGGCGCGTGCCTCGCCGTGGAGGCGGCACTGCGCGACGCGGGGATCACCGGGTCGGACGTGGACTACGTCAACGCGCACGGCACCGGGACGCTGCTGAACGACGCCGTCGAGACGGCCGTGCTGCGCCAGGTGCTGGGCGATCGTGCCACCCGGATCCCGGTCAGCTCCACCAAGTCGATGACCGGACACATGATCGGTGCCGCCGGGGCGGTCGAACTCGTGGCCTCCATCCAGGTCCTGCGCACGGGTGACGTCCCGCCGACCGTCAACTGCGACGAGCCGATCGACCCGGACATCAACTTCGTGCCGCACCGGGCGCAGCACCACGAGCGGGTGCGGATCGCGCTCAGCAACTCGTTCGGCTTCGGCGGGCACAACGCCGCGCTCGTGGTCCGGGCCGTATGA
- a CDS encoding thiamine pyrophosphate-binding protein, translating to MSKRYADAWSAIVDLLVANEVDTCFGLPGDDLELLRALDAAGLDLVPCRDQRNALYMATGYALQSGRLAVCALGKGPAVTHAATGLLEARESGAPVLVLAAGVAERRRGSGGFQELDQVAAVAPLVRWAHRVGHPDRVVPATVTALTRAAGPPPGPVYLELPDDVRTAEILVTGPRPTPPERLLPDSVAVTPGPALAAIRASRRPVVLVGGGMRHRNEDGVVEHFAGRLGAAIFTTASGRGAVDERHPLFCGLAGLYAAAPARELWSSCDLVVSLAGRLEETAVEGGTPWPPVTVVQVNVDPGGLSAEFAGPRVLGDARHAVLGWARALEEDPGSGRAGRAGQAGQGGQGGHADTPGAWPDRIAAAREAMSLHMAEELARAAALPGIRIAELLAALDATAAEPRVLVQENGLQDMWSYCFPFHAGGGSIVPSEQTPLGFGAAAAIGVKRAAPDHEVTAIIGDGAFLAARADIAVTAPAHGGVLYVVLCNGGYGWLDAQRARLGLDADRYPFTRPGAPPPMVDGPDIHCRVLRDKAALTEEIRAARRFCAQGGTAVLMVPVGPDDIPPPLRDAEVVPQ from the coding sequence GTGAGCAAGCGATACGCCGACGCGTGGTCCGCGATCGTCGACCTGCTGGTGGCCAACGAGGTGGACACCTGCTTCGGACTGCCCGGCGACGACCTGGAGTTGCTCCGCGCCCTCGACGCCGCGGGCCTGGACCTCGTACCGTGCCGTGACCAGCGCAACGCGCTGTACATGGCCACCGGCTACGCGCTCCAGTCGGGCCGGCTCGCCGTGTGCGCACTGGGCAAGGGGCCGGCTGTCACCCACGCGGCCACCGGGCTGCTGGAGGCGCGGGAGTCCGGCGCGCCGGTTCTCGTGCTCGCCGCCGGCGTGGCCGAACGGCGCCGGGGCAGCGGTGGATTCCAGGAACTCGACCAGGTCGCCGCGGTGGCGCCCCTGGTGCGGTGGGCGCACCGGGTGGGACACCCGGACCGGGTCGTCCCCGCGACGGTGACGGCGCTGACCCGCGCCGCGGGGCCGCCGCCCGGACCCGTGTACCTGGAGCTGCCCGACGACGTCCGCACGGCGGAGATCCTCGTCACCGGACCACGGCCGACACCGCCCGAACGACTGCTCCCCGATTCCGTTGCCGTGACGCCGGGACCGGCGCTGGCGGCGATCCGCGCGAGCCGGCGCCCGGTGGTGCTGGTGGGCGGCGGGATGCGGCACCGCAACGAGGACGGGGTGGTCGAGCACTTCGCCGGACGCCTCGGCGCGGCGATCTTCACCACCGCGTCCGGCCGCGGTGCCGTCGACGAGCGGCACCCGCTGTTCTGCGGTCTGGCGGGCCTGTACGCCGCCGCCCCCGCCCGTGAACTGTGGTCCTCCTGCGACCTGGTGGTGTCGCTCGCCGGGCGTCTGGAGGAGACCGCCGTGGAAGGCGGAACACCGTGGCCCCCGGTCACGGTGGTGCAGGTCAATGTCGACCCCGGCGGCCTCTCGGCGGAGTTCGCGGGCCCGCGCGTGCTCGGAGACGCCCGGCACGCCGTGCTCGGCTGGGCGCGGGCTCTGGAGGAGGACCCGGGGTCAGGGCGGGCCGGGCGGGCCGGGCAGGCCGGGCAGGGCGGGCAGGGCGGGCACGCGGACACGCCCGGGGCGTGGCCGGACAGGATCGCCGCCGCCCGCGAGGCCATGTCGCTCCACATGGCGGAGGAACTGGCCCGCGCGGCGGCACTGCCGGGCATCCGCATCGCCGAGCTGCTCGCCGCGCTGGACGCCACCGCCGCCGAGCCCCGCGTACTGGTCCAGGAGAACGGGCTCCAGGACATGTGGTCCTACTGCTTCCCCTTCCACGCCGGTGGCGGGTCCATCGTGCCGTCGGAGCAGACCCCCCTGGGCTTCGGAGCGGCGGCGGCCATCGGGGTCAAGCGGGCCGCCCCGGACCACGAGGTCACCGCGATCATCGGGGACGGAGCGTTCCTCGCGGCCCGCGCGGACATCGCCGTCACCGCCCCGGCCCACGGCGGTGTGCTGTACGTGGTGCTGTGCAACGGCGGCTACGGCTGGCTGGACGCCCAGCGCGCCCGCCTCGGACTCGACGCCGACCGCTATCCCTTCACCCGCCCGGGCGCGCCACCGCCCATGGTGGACGGCCCGGACATCCACTGCCGGGTGCTGCGCGACAAGGCCGCGCTGACCGAGGAGATCCGCGCCGCGCGCCGGTTCTGCGCACAGGGCGGTACGGCCGTGCTGATGGTGCCGGTCGGCCCCGACGACATCCCCCCGCCCCTCCGCGACGCCGAGGTGGTTCCCCAGTGA